In Topomyia yanbarensis strain Yona2022 chromosome 2, ASM3024719v1, whole genome shotgun sequence, one DNA window encodes the following:
- the LOC131681032 gene encoding uncharacterized protein LOC131681032: MAEIQEFRQMVLRRTSLLASLGRAGQFLAAYEEDRDMLVVALRLENLDTIRHELEDFQSALESTEETSNDKGWSDFKVASHCRCHPFVPPTVSSSLKGLKHPTITLPEFNGDCNEWLAFHDTFLTLIHLNPDVPAIQKFHYLKPAVSDEAAQVIESFAISATNYPLAWQALISRKEKFAVDTDFLILPRVTTELPAQDIPVDHWKLPPNIFLADPQFDKRALIEMILRIEHFFSFFKTASRINLSKSLPMLIDSVFGRLVSGSTSKVPPAGRNPSCSIVAVYLFTLEESVERFWQVEELQTRSDYSLDEKRCEELFSDSTTRNADGRYMVRLPRRSNFNEMVGASKPMETKRFQLLEKRLARNRELKDEYHKFIIEYLSLGHMRCVREDDTQNSSYLPHHPVMKEASTTTKVRVVFDASAKTSTGFSINEALLVGPVVQDDLLSIIIRFRTFPVALVGDIAKMYRQVLLHPEDTPYQRILWRFDTADGLGRRRFLRLEHCSNLHPMKVMPIPVGKPALRKSFYVNDFIGGTQSVSEAIQLRSELSELLAKGGFALRKWASNQLPVLAELPSDEIGTQSAIKFDTNETVKTLGITCEPESDNLHFNSEIRQHQDAPTKRSILSSISQQFDPLGLISPIIINGKMLMQRLWLLPCSCDVEVPDCIATAWEKLSAQLPKIADFRVSRYALLPKSTIQLHTFCDASESAYGACTYARCVDSSGQVRVQFLASKSRVSPLKKISLPRLELCAAEVRAKLYNRIVEALQIPLASSYFWSDSTVTHPSVASCSSQYMENLPHGAFWNHVEGTENPADLLSRGMHVDDFFISKIWNHGPEWLSRPEAEWPATKLSEYPADGKERRKVIVSVARIQVVPYSVNLIS; encoded by the exons ATGGCAGAGATCCAAGAATTTCGGCAAATGGTATTGCGGCGTACATCACTGTTGGCTTCTTTGGGACGAGCAGGACAATTTCTGGCGGCATACGAAGAGGATCGGGATATGCTCGTGGTAGCGCTGCGGCTTGAAAATCTAGACACAATTCGGCACGAACTAGAGGATTTCCAATCGGCATTGGAGAGTACCGAGGAGACAAGCAATG ATAAAGGCTGGTCTGATTTCAAAGTTGCCTCTCACTGTCGGTGCCACCCTTTCGTCCCCCCTACGGTTTCCTCCAGCCTCAAAGGGCTCAAGCATCCGACGATCACATTACCAGAATTCAACGGAGATTGCAATGAGTGGTTAGCGTTTCACGATACCTTCCTTACGCTGATTCACTTAAATCCGGACGTTCCAGCAATCCAGAAGTTTCACTACCTAAAGCCGGCGGTTTCAGACGAGGCCGCGCAGGTGATTGAATCATTCGCTATCAGTGCCACTAACTACCCATTGGCTTGGCAGGCATTGATATCTAG AAAAGAAAAGTTCGCCGTGGATACTGATTTCTTGATTCTTCCGCGGGTCACTACTGAACTTCCAGCGCAAGATATTCCAGTTGATCACTGGAAGCTTCCACCGAATATTTTCCTCGCAGATCCACAATTCGACAAGCGTGCACTAATTGAGATGATTTTGCGAATTGAGcacttcttttcatttttcaagACTGCAAGTAGAATTAACCTGTCAAAATCACTCCCGATGCTGATCGACAGTGTCTTCGGACGGCTAGTTTCCGGTTCAACCAGCAAGGTTCCTCCCGCAGGACGGAACCCCTCATGCAGCATAGTAGCTGTATACTTGTTCACTCTAGAGGAGAGCGTTGAACGTTTCTGGCAAGTGGAGGAGTTGCAAACCAGGTCTGATTATTCTCTGGATGAAAAGCGTTGCGAGGAACTGTTCTCGGATTCTACGACCAGGAATGCAGACGGACGTTACATGGTCCGTCTACCTCGTCGGTCAAACTTTAACGAGATGGTGGGAGCCTCGAAACCGATGGAAACGAAACGTTTTCAACTCCTGGAGAAACGGCTTGCTCGCAATCGCGAATTGAAGGATGAATACCATAAATTTATAATCGAATATCTCTCCCTCGGACATATGCGATGTGTTCGAGAGGACGACACGCAAAATTCATCATATTTGCCGCATCATCCGGTAATGAAGGAAGCCAGCACGACGACCAAGGTGCGAGTGGTTTTTGACGCTTCGGCCAAGACCTCTACAGGCTTCTCCATCAACGAAGCGCTGTTAGTAGGTCCTGTGGTGCAGGACGATCTCCTTTCAATAATTATTCGGTTCCGGACGTTTCCAGTGGCGCTAGTGGGAGACATCGCTAAAATGTACCGACAGGTCCTCCTCCATCCGGAAGATACACCTTACCAAAGGATTCTGTGGCGTTTTGATACAGCAGATGGATTAGGCCGTCGTCGTTTCTTGCGACTCGAACATTGCAGCAACTTGCATCCGATGAAGGTTATGCCTATCCCCGTTGGAAAACCTGCCCTCCGTAAGAGCTTTTACGTGAACGATTTTATTGGCGGAACCCAATccgtcagtgaagcaatccaaTTGAGATCGGAACTAAGTGAGCTACTGGCCAAAGGCGGTTTTGCGCTTCGTAAGTGGGCATCAAACCAACTACCGGTTCTGGCGGAATTGCCATCCGACGAAATTGGCACACAATCGGCGATTAAATTCGACACGAACGAAACAGTTAAGACGCTTGGCATCACCTGTGAACCCGAATCAGACAACCTCCACTTCAACTCCGAGATCCGCCAACACCAAGATGCGCCTACGAAGCGTTCAATACTTTCATCGATTTCGCAGCAGTTCGACCCATTGGGGCTAATTTCACCAATTATCATCAACGGAAAGATGCTGATGCAACGCTTATGGTTACTACCATGTTCGTGTGATGTCGAAGTTCCAGACTGCATTGCAACTGCTTGGGAGAAACTATCAGCGCAACTCCCAAAAATTGCCGATTTTCGTGTCAGTCGTTATGCACTTCTACCAAAGTCGACCATCCAACTTCATACGTTCTGTGACGCATCGGAATCAGCGTATGGGGCGTGTACGTATGCAAGATGTGTCGATTCTTCCGGACAGGTTCGTGTACAGTTCCTAGCATCCAAATCTCGAGTATCTCCATTGAAGAAAATCTCGCTACCGCGTTTAGAACTGTGTGCGGCTGAGGTTCGCGCGAAACTGTATAACCGAATAGTCGAGGCTCTCCAGATTCCGTTAGCAAGCTCGTATTTTTGGTCTGATTCCACAGTAACCCACCCTTCAGTGGCTTCGTGCTCCTCCCAGTACATGGAAAACCTTCCCCATGGAGCATTTTGGAATCACGTCGAAGGAACGGAGAATCCAGCGGACCTTCTATCCCGTGGCATGCACGTTGACGATTTTTTCATCAGCAAAATATGGAATCATGGCCCGGAATGGTTATCCCGCCCAGAAGCAGAATGGCCTGCCACCAAATTATCCGAGTATCCAGCAGACGGGAAGGAACGACGAAAGGTTATTGTTTCTGTAGCCAGAATCCAAGTTGTACCATACTCCGTAAACCTTATCTCATGA
- the LOC131681034 gene encoding uncharacterized protein LOC131681034: MNQITSDRTCERITWHFSPPKAPHFGELWEAAVKAAMRQLYRQLGNSKLSFEDLATVLTQIQASTNSHPIVPLSEDPNDISAITPAHFLIGGPMHSLAEPYICLQRTYQQFWHHWRTEYLQELQRDTKTCHPNTDIQPGRLVVLMDELQMPVKWPLAKIIAIHPGRDDLVRVVSLRTSRGVIRRPITRICLLSTEEKDAELPQEDIQPSTGPAEIVDDHPEEDH; the protein is encoded by the coding sequence ATGAACCAGATCACGTCAGATCGCACCTGCGAACGAATCACCTGGCATTTCAGCCCACCGAAAGCCCCACATTTTGGAGAACTGTGGGAGGCGGCTGTGAAAGCGGCCATGCGCCAGCTATACCGTCAACTCGGAAACTCTAAGCTGTCCTTCGAAGACCTGGCTACGGTACTTACACAAATACAGGCCAGCACGAACTCGCACCCCATCGTTCCGCTAAGTGAAGACCCGAACGACATATCAGCAATTACTCCCGCCCATTTTTTAATCGGGGGCCCTATGCATTCTTTAGCAGAACCGTATATATGCCTTCAACGTACATACCAGCAGTTCTGGCATCACTGGAGGACAGAGTATTTGCAGGAGTTGCAACGGGACACCAAAACCTGCCATCCCAATACCGATATCCAGCCAGGCAGATTGGTTGTCCTAATGGATGAGTTGCAGATGCCGGTGAAGTGGCCGCTTGCCAAAATAATTGCAATTCACCCTGGCAGAGATGATCTGGTGCGAGTTGTTTCACTGCGTACCAGTCGAGGAGTCATCAGGAGACCTATCACCAGAATTTGTTTGCTGTCAACGGAGGAGAAGGACGCTGAATTACCACAAGAGGACATTCAACCCTCAACCGGTCCAGCGGAAATTGTAGACGATCACCCAGAAGAAGACCACTAA